One genomic window of Aliiroseovarius sp. M344 includes the following:
- a CDS encoding DUF5337 domain-containing protein, producing MTQTMHTDPKNSIQREGRLAGLVIAFTGALWVGGTWVGKSLDWSNRTMALVDLLALAGFFFGLVVTYRIWRKRQTDEG from the coding sequence ATGACACAAACAATGCACACCGATCCAAAAAACAGCATTCAGCGGGAAGGGCGCCTGGCAGGTCTTGTCATCGCGTTCACCGGTGCGCTGTGGGTCGGTGGCACTTGGGTCGGAAAAAGCCTCGATTGGTCCAACAGGACCATGGCGCTGGTGGATCTTCTGGCTCTTGCCGGGTTCTTTTTTGGCCTGGTGGTAACGTATCGGATCTGGCGC
- a CDS encoding NADH:quinone oxidoreductase: MSNNTGFFTCKNICWIIGALLGFAVFLMISGFIGLIVGIIVAVVAAILLQKWLCGEVVDTRPARGATTAASLSGSTATSTSAPDASATGNVAAAAADIPAAAMDGAPVPAEETPAPAPKAATPKPVAKKTAAKKTAAKRPAAKKPAAKASSATKTSTAKAPAAKAAKPASKPAAKAAKPASKAPAKTAAVAAPTGKPKKPRTLKAPRKSGADDLKQLKGVGPKLEQTLNTLGFWHFDQVAKWGPDEISWVDDNLSFKGRIERDGWVDQAKTLAEGGETAFSKKVKKGDVY; encoded by the coding sequence ATGAGTAACAATACCGGATTTTTTACCTGCAAGAACATCTGCTGGATCATCGGCGCGCTGCTTGGTTTCGCAGTTTTCCTGATGATCTCAGGCTTTATCGGCCTGATCGTCGGCATTATCGTGGCGGTTGTCGCGGCAATTCTGCTTCAAAAATGGCTATGCGGCGAAGTGGTCGATACGCGCCCGGCGCGCGGCGCAACCACGGCAGCAAGTCTGAGCGGCTCTACGGCAACCAGCACGAGCGCGCCTGATGCGTCTGCAACTGGGAATGTGGCGGCAGCAGCGGCGGACATCCCGGCAGCGGCAATGGACGGCGCGCCAGTGCCAGCCGAAGAGACGCCAGCCCCAGCCCCGAAAGCGGCGACTCCGAAGCCAGTGGCGAAGAAAACGGCGGCGAAGAAAACGGCGGCAAAGAGACCAGCTGCCAAGAAGCCGGCAGCGAAGGCTTCGTCGGCGACCAAAACGTCAACCGCCAAGGCGCCAGCGGCGAAAGCGGCAAAGCCAGCCAGCAAACCTGCCGCGAAAGCAGCAAAACCGGCCAGCAAAGCTCCGGCGAAAACAGCTGCTGTGGCCGCACCGACTGGCAAACCCAAAAAGCCGCGCACCCTGAAAGCGCCGCGCAAGTCGGGTGCCGACGATCTGAAGCAACTCAAGGGCGTTGGTCCGAAGTTGGAGCAGACGTTGAACACTCTTGGCTTCTGGCATTTCGATCAGGTCGCCAAATGGGGCCCGGACGAGATTTCGTGGGTTGATGACAATCTAAGCTTCAAAGGCCGGATCGAACGTGACGGCTGGGTGGATCAAGCCAAGACTTTGGCCGAGGGCGGCGAAACCGCGTTCTCGAAAAAGGTCAAGAAGGGCGACGTCTATTAA
- a CDS encoding NADH-quinone oxidoreductase subunit E, whose translation MLRRLYHEQPESFAYTPANQAWAEGQISKYPEGRQASAVIPLLWRAQEQEGWLTKPAIEHVADMLGMADIRVLEVASFYFMFQLQPVGSVAHIQICGTTSCMICGAEDLIAVCREKIADKPHVVSADGKFSWEEVECLGSCTNAPMAQIGKDYYEDLTTESFTKLLEGLAAGKVPTPGPQNGRYASEPLSGLTSLKEYDSGKTQYNASAQLATDIGDTIKRIDGTEVPLLTPWLGKNATSGKASPPKPAASGKPANQQKAAKKAAPKKTAAKAPVKTTKAAAAPAATGTAKKPRTMKAARKSGADDLKQLKGVGPKLEGVLNGLGFWHFDQIAKWGADEIAWVDDQLSFKGRIERDGWVEQAKVLAEGGQTAFSKKVKKGEVY comes from the coding sequence ATGCTTCGCCGTCTCTATCATGAACAGCCTGAAAGCTTCGCTTACACCCCCGCAAACCAAGCGTGGGCCGAAGGGCAGATTTCGAAATATCCTGAGGGGCGTCAGGCCTCGGCTGTGATCCCGCTGTTGTGGCGGGCGCAGGAACAGGAAGGCTGGTTGACCAAGCCCGCGATTGAGCATGTGGCCGACATGCTGGGCATGGCTGATATTCGCGTGCTGGAGGTGGCCTCGTTCTACTTCATGTTCCAACTGCAACCTGTTGGATCTGTTGCACATATCCAGATTTGCGGCACCACGTCCTGCATGATTTGTGGCGCGGAAGACCTGATTGCGGTGTGCCGCGAAAAGATCGCCGACAAGCCGCATGTGGTATCTGCGGACGGCAAGTTCAGCTGGGAAGAGGTCGAGTGTTTGGGATCCTGCACCAATGCGCCGATGGCGCAGATCGGCAAAGACTATTATGAAGACCTGACGACTGAAAGCTTCACCAAATTGCTGGAGGGATTGGCGGCGGGCAAGGTTCCGACGCCGGGCCCGCAAAACGGGCGATATGCGTCCGAACCGTTGTCGGGGCTGACCAGTCTGAAAGAATATGACAGCGGCAAAACACAGTATAATGCAAGCGCGCAGCTGGCGACGGATATCGGTGATACGATCAAGCGGATCGACGGCACCGAGGTTCCCCTGCTGACTCCATGGTTGGGCAAGAACGCCACCAGTGGAAAAGCGTCACCGCCGAAGCCTGCGGCCAGCGGTAAACCTGCTAACCAACAAAAAGCAGCGAAGAAGGCGGCACCTAAGAAAACGGCAGCGAAAGCGCCTGTAAAAACGACAAAAGCCGCTGCGGCCCCCGCCGCCACCGGCACCGCGAAAAAGCCGCGTACCATGAAGGCCGCCCGCAAGTCGGGCGCAGATGACCTGAAACAGCTCAAGGGCGTTGGCCCAAAGCTTGAGGGTGTCCTGAACGGCCTTGGCTTCTGGCATTTTGACCAGATTGCCAAATGGGGCGCGGACGAGATTGCCTGGGTCGACGACCAACTGTCCTTCAAGGGCCGGATTGAGCGCGACGGCTGGGTAGAGCAAGCCAAGGTTCTGGCAGAGGGCGGTCAAACAGCCTTCTCGAAGAAAGTTAAGAAGGGCGAGGTCTACTAA
- a CDS encoding NADH-quinone oxidoreductase subunit D codes for MDGSKDFNDALTGEQKIRNFNINFGPQHPAAHGVLRMVLELDGEIVERADPHIGLLHRGTEKLMESRTYLQNLPYFDRLDYVAPMNQEHAWCLAIEKLCGVDVPRRGSLIRVLFSEIGRILNHLLNITTQAMDVGALTPPLWGFEEREKLMIFYERACGARLHANYFRPGGVHQDLPPELIDDIETWANEFPAKIADIDGLLTENRIFKQRNADIGIVTEEDILNWGFSGVMVRGSGFAWDLRRAQPYECYDEFEFQIPVGKNGDCYDRYLVRMEEMRQSLKIMHQAIAKLRAPDGQGEVMARGKLSPPSRGDMKRSMESLIHHFKLYTEGFKVPAGEVYAAVEAPKGEFGVYLVSDGSNKPYRAKIRAPGYLHLQAMDHVAGGHQLADVAAIIGTMDVVFGEIDR; via the coding sequence ATGGACGGATCCAAGGATTTCAACGACGCCCTGACCGGCGAACAGAAGATCCGCAATTTCAACATCAACTTCGGCCCACAACACCCGGCCGCCCACGGCGTGCTGCGTATGGTGTTGGAGCTGGACGGAGAGATTGTCGAACGCGCTGACCCGCATATCGGCCTTTTGCACCGCGGCACCGAAAAGTTGATGGAGAGCCGCACCTATCTGCAAAACCTGCCCTATTTCGACCGGCTGGATTACGTGGCGCCGATGAACCAGGAACACGCCTGGTGTCTGGCGATTGAAAAGCTGTGCGGTGTGGACGTGCCCCGCCGTGGCTCGCTGATCCGCGTGCTCTTTTCAGAGATCGGCCGCATCCTGAACCACCTTCTGAATATCACAACACAGGCGATGGATGTTGGCGCGCTGACCCCTCCGCTTTGGGGTTTTGAAGAGCGCGAGAAGCTGATGATCTTCTACGAACGCGCTTGCGGGGCCCGTTTGCATGCGAATTATTTCCGTCCCGGCGGCGTTCACCAGGACCTGCCACCCGAGCTGATCGACGATATCGAGACATGGGCCAATGAATTCCCGGCCAAGATTGCAGATATCGACGGCCTGCTAACCGAAAACCGCATCTTCAAACAGCGCAACGCCGATATCGGCATCGTGACCGAAGAAGACATCCTGAACTGGGGCTTCTCGGGCGTGATGGTTCGCGGATCCGGGTTTGCGTGGGACCTGCGTCGCGCGCAGCCCTATGAATGCTATGACGAGTTTGAATTCCAAATCCCGGTTGGTAAAAACGGCGATTGCTATGATCGCTATCTTGTCCGCATGGAAGAAATGCGCCAGTCGCTGAAGATCATGCATCAGGCCATTGCGAAACTGCGCGCGCCAGACGGGCAGGGCGAAGTTATGGCGCGCGGCAAGCTGTCGCCGCCGTCCCGTGGGGATATGAAGCGCTCGATGGAGAGCCTGATCCACCACTTCAAACTCTACACCGAAGGTTTCAAGGTGCCCGCCGGCGAGGTTTACGCCGCGGTTGAGGCCCCCAAAGGCGAATTTGGCGTCTATCTGGTGTCGGACGGGTCGAACAAACCCTACCGCGCCAAGATCCGCGCGCCGGGATATTTGCACCTTCAAGCTATGGACCACGTGGCCGGTGGCCACCAACTGGCCGACGTCGCCGCCATCATCGGCACCATGGACGTCGTGTTTGGGGAGATCGACCGCTAA
- a CDS encoding sulfotransferase → MSGQTFIFCLGATKAGTSWLFDYLSGHRECHLPAMKELHYFDALEQGTGDFYRQQAQTRLEAARKDKPTAWQKRLIADLERWLSVFDGKTRDDAAYLRYVQDGGAKARVIGDFTPAYGLLKEKSIKTMAALTDKVRFVYLMRDPVERVWSNIRMMAGTNVSSLDAKVDGVLNGTADNILDRSNYRRTLNRLTRAIPREALHIEFYERLFTPDAIERLCAFLGITPQPASFDRVVHQSMKADLPMGQRAQLQAALKPQYNFVEKFMGELPSEWTQKMVSA, encoded by the coding sequence ATGAGCGGGCAAACCTTCATATTCTGCCTTGGGGCAACGAAGGCTGGCACAAGCTGGCTGTTCGATTACCTGTCGGGCCACCGGGAGTGTCATCTTCCGGCGATGAAGGAATTGCACTACTTCGACGCGTTGGAGCAGGGCACGGGCGATTTCTATCGCCAGCAGGCGCAGACCCGTCTTGAGGCTGCCCGCAAAGACAAGCCGACCGCTTGGCAGAAACGGCTTATCGCGGATCTGGAGCGCTGGCTGTCGGTGTTTGATGGCAAGACGCGGGATGACGCGGCCTATTTGCGTTATGTGCAGGACGGCGGCGCCAAAGCCCGCGTGATTGGCGACTTCACCCCGGCTTATGGCTTGCTGAAAGAAAAATCGATAAAAACCATGGCGGCGCTGACCGACAAGGTGCGGTTTGTCTATCTGATGCGCGATCCTGTTGAACGTGTTTGGTCAAATATCCGTATGATGGCGGGCACTAACGTGTCGTCGCTGGATGCGAAGGTTGATGGTGTGCTGAACGGCACGGCGGACAACATTCTGGATCGGTCAAACTATCGCCGCACGCTGAACCGGCTGACCCGCGCGATCCCGCGCGAGGCGCTGCATATTGAATTTTACGAACGGTTGTTCACACCCGACGCGATCGAACGACTGTGCGCGTTTTTGGGGATCACACCCCAGCCCGCATCGTTTGACCGTGTGGTGCATCAAAGCATGAAAGCCGACCTGCCGATGGGCCAACGCGCCCAACTTCAGGCAGCCCTTAAACCGCAATACAATTTCGTCGAGAAGTTCATGGGTGAGCTTCCGTCGGAATGGACCCAGAAGATGGTGAGCGCATGA
- a CDS encoding NADH-quinone oxidoreductase subunit C has translation MSDALKELGALLEIKRPDCVLSWDIAFGELTVNVPLSAIPSFIDFLKTDKTCKFSSLVDITAVDYPSREARFDMVYHFLSMYTNQRVRVKVAVREDDMVPSITEVHPSAGWFEREVFDMFGILFSGHPDLRRILTDYGFRGHPLRKDFPTTGYTEVRYDEVEKRVVYEPVSLTQEYRQFDFMSPWEGANYILPGDEKSDEAKG, from the coding sequence ATGAGTGACGCCCTGAAAGAACTTGGTGCCCTTCTGGAAATCAAACGCCCTGATTGCGTTCTGAGTTGGGACATCGCTTTCGGCGAACTGACGGTCAATGTGCCGTTGTCCGCCATCCCGTCTTTCATCGACTTTCTGAAAACCGACAAGACCTGCAAATTCTCGTCATTGGTGGATATCACAGCGGTTGACTATCCATCGCGGGAAGCGCGCTTCGACATGGTTTACCATTTCCTGTCGATGTACACGAACCAGCGCGTTCGCGTGAAAGTCGCTGTGCGCGAAGACGACATGGTGCCGTCGATCACCGAGGTTCATCCCTCGGCTGGTTGGTTCGAGCGTGAAGTCTTTGACATGTTTGGCATTCTGTTTTCTGGCCATCCGGACCTGCGCCGCATCTTGACAGATTACGGTTTTCGCGGCCACCCGCTGCGCAAGGATTTCCCGACAACGGGCTATACCGAAGTGCGCTATGACGAGGTCGAGAAACGCGTGGTGTACGAACCCGTGTCACTGACTCAGGAGTATCGCCAGTTCGACTTTATGTCGCCGTGGGAAGGGGCCAACTACATCCTTCCGGGTGACGAGAAATCTGACGAGGCCAAAGGCTGA
- a CDS encoding NuoB/complex I 20 kDa subunit family protein, with the protein MGVMTGANTAQGDREHGTRLLNDQLADKGFLLTTTDDIINWARTGSLHWMTFGLACCAVEMMHASMPRYDLERYGVAPRASPRQSDVMIVAGTLTNKMAPALRKVYDQMPDPRYVISMGSCANGGGYYHYSYSVVRGCDRIVPVDIYVPGCPPTAEALVYGILQLQRKIRRTGTIVR; encoded by the coding sequence ATGGGAGTGATGACTGGAGCCAACACGGCACAAGGCGACCGCGAGCATGGTACGCGCCTTTTGAACGATCAACTGGCCGATAAAGGCTTTTTGCTGACCACCACAGATGACATCATCAACTGGGCGCGCACCGGTTCGCTGCACTGGATGACCTTTGGTCTGGCCTGCTGTGCGGTTGAGATGATGCATGCGTCCATGCCGCGCTATGACCTTGAGCGTTACGGCGTTGCGCCGCGCGCTTCCCCACGCCAATCGGACGTAATGATTGTCGCCGGCACACTGACCAACAAGATGGCTCCGGCGCTGCGCAAGGTGTATGACCAGATGCCCGATCCGCGCTATGTGATCTCGATGGGGTCATGTGCCAATGGTGGCGGCTATTACCACTATTCCTATTCGGTGGTGCGCGGCTGTGACAGGATCGTGCCCGTGGACATCTATGTCCCTGGTTGCCCCCCGACCGCCGAGGCGCTTGTGTATGGCATTCTGCAACTGCAACGCAAAATCCGCCGCACCGGCACGATTGTGAGGTAA
- a CDS encoding NADH-quinone oxidoreductase subunit A: MEDLLREYLPIIIFLGLAIVIGLVLILAAVVLAVRNPDPEKLSAYECGFNAFDDARMKFDVRFYLVSILFIIFDLEIAFLFPWAVAFKDVGLVGFWSMMVFLAVLTIGFAYEWKKGALEWE, encoded by the coding sequence GTGGAAGACCTTCTCAGAGAATATCTCCCCATTATCATTTTCCTTGGATTAGCCATTGTTATCGGACTTGTTCTGATCCTTGCAGCCGTTGTGTTGGCAGTGCGCAATCCCGACCCCGAAAAACTCAGCGCTTACGAATGCGGGTTCAACGCTTTTGATGATGCGCGGATGAAGTTCGATGTTCGGTTCTATCTGGTGTCGATCCTGTTCATTATCTTCGATCTGGAGATTGCCTTCCTGTTCCCATGGGCCGTGGCCTTCAAGGATGTCGGGTTGGTCGGGTTCTGGTCGATGATGGTATTCTTGGCCGTTCTGACGATCGGCTTTGCATATGAGTGGAAAAAAGGGGCGCTCGAATGGGAGTGA
- a CDS encoding crotonase/enoyl-CoA hydratase family protein translates to MGYETISITTDERGVATLLLDRADKHNALSAQMIEDLTDAAHALGADDAVRVVILTGAGKSFCAGGDLRWMQDQMAADPVTRGVEAKKLAIMLNTLNEMPKPLIAKVQGQAFGGGVGMASVSDVSIGVTGAKFGLTETRLGLIPATIGPYVLARLGEAMARRVFMSARIFDADEAVTLGLLAKAVAPDDLDAAVEAEVTPYLSVAPGAVAEAKALARRLGPPISEAIIDETIAGLVARWESAEAQEGIAAFFDKRKPSWA, encoded by the coding sequence ATGGGTTACGAAACGATTTCCATCACCACCGACGAACGTGGTGTCGCGACACTGCTGCTGGATCGGGCCGACAAGCACAACGCCCTGTCAGCCCAGATGATTGAAGACCTGACAGATGCAGCCCATGCGCTGGGCGCAGACGATGCGGTGCGTGTGGTGATCCTGACAGGCGCGGGCAAAAGCTTCTGTGCCGGGGGGGATCTGCGCTGGATGCAGGACCAGATGGCGGCAGATCCTGTGACGCGCGGGGTCGAGGCTAAAAAGCTGGCTATAATGTTGAATACGTTGAATGAAATGCCCAAGCCCTTGATTGCGAAGGTGCAGGGGCAAGCGTTTGGCGGCGGGGTCGGGATGGCGTCGGTTTCGGATGTATCCATCGGTGTGACCGGGGCCAAATTTGGCCTGACCGAAACCCGGCTGGGCCTGATCCCAGCCACCATTGGCCCTTATGTTCTGGCCCGTTTGGGCGAAGCAATGGCCCGCCGAGTGTTCATGTCGGCACGCATCTTTGACGCGGATGAAGCGGTGACGCTGGGCCTTTTGGCCAAAGCGGTTGCCCCGGATGATCTGGACGCTGCGGTTGAGGCCGAAGTGACGCCTTACCTGTCCGTCGCCCCCGGCGCGGTGGCAGAGGCCAAAGCCCTGGCCCGCCGGCTTGGCCCGCCCATCTCTGAGGCGATCATCGACGAGACCATCGCCGGTCTGGTCGCCCGCTGGGAAAGTGCCGAAGCGCAGGAAGGCATCGCCGCCTTCTTCGACAAACGCAAGCCCAGCTGGGCCTGA
- a CDS encoding hydroxymethylglutaryl-CoA lyase, whose protein sequence is MDYVEIFEVGPRDGLQNEKRQIPTAEKIALVDLLSGAGFKRIEVASFVSPKWVPQMADSADVLAGITRAKDVSYAALTPNLRGFEGAVAAKADEIAIFGSASEGFSKANINCTIAESLERFQPVADAAAEAGIMMRGYISCVTDCPYDGPTPPDKVAWVAEQLIAMGCYEISLGDTIGQATPETTDAMLDAVLGVAGPDMFAGHYHDTSGRACDNIEVSLKKGLRVFDAAVGGLGGCPYAPGAQGNVATEAVHDRVTSLGFTTGLDREILNKAAQMARQMRAGE, encoded by the coding sequence TTGGATTATGTCGAGATTTTCGAAGTCGGCCCGCGCGACGGGCTGCAGAATGAGAAACGTCAGATCCCGACCGCCGAGAAGATCGCGCTGGTCGATCTTCTGTCCGGTGCGGGTTTCAAGCGGATCGAGGTCGCGAGCTTCGTCAGCCCCAAATGGGTGCCACAAATGGCGGATTCAGCGGATGTGTTGGCCGGGATCACGCGGGCCAAAGATGTCTCCTATGCCGCGCTGACGCCAAACCTGCGCGGGTTCGAAGGAGCAGTGGCGGCCAAGGCGGACGAGATTGCCATTTTCGGATCGGCGTCAGAAGGGTTTTCCAAGGCCAACATCAATTGCACCATTGCTGAAAGCCTTGAACGCTTTCAGCCCGTGGCCGATGCCGCGGCCGAGGCGGGGATTATGATGCGCGGTTATATTTCCTGCGTGACGGACTGCCCATATGACGGACCGACGCCGCCCGACAAGGTGGCTTGGGTGGCCGAACAACTGATCGCCATGGGGTGCTATGAAATCTCGCTGGGCGACACGATTGGGCAGGCGACGCCTGAAACAACCGACGCGATGCTGGACGCTGTGCTTGGCGTGGCGGGTCCGGACATGTTCGCGGGCCATTATCACGACACGTCTGGCCGGGCCTGCGACAATATCGAGGTTTCGTTGAAAAAGGGCCTTCGCGTTTTTGATGCCGCTGTGGGGGGGTTGGGCGGTTGCCCCTATGCCCCCGGCGCACAAGGAAACGTGGCAACCGAAGCGGTGCATGATCGCGTGACGTCGCTGGGTTTCACCACCGGGTTGGACCGGGAAATTCTAAACAAGGCCGCACAAATGGCGCGGCAGATGCGGGCAGGGGAGTGA
- a CDS encoding glutathione S-transferase family protein, which produces MTFRLHHVQYARSIRVLWLIEEIGLEEKLGRTLEVVEYQIGSKQMYEGDLPKVSTASRVPALEIGTKRISESGAIVQYLIEEFAPELGIAPGGAERTDYLQWIHYSETMASLIEQLNLQMVFLRPPAKPSPIVIKLNVARLRHTLVGLEARLDGRDWLLDHGFSGADIMLGFNLFAVPYYVKLDEFPNILAYKARIEAMPSYQRVVEREGEQRFYQQEFYPVPEE; this is translated from the coding sequence ATGACCTTCCGTCTGCATCATGTTCAATACGCCCGCTCGATCCGGGTTCTTTGGCTGATCGAAGAGATTGGACTGGAAGAAAAGCTGGGTCGAACTCTTGAGGTTGTGGAATACCAGATAGGCTCAAAGCAGATGTACGAAGGCGACTTGCCCAAAGTCTCGACCGCGTCGCGGGTGCCGGCCTTGGAAATCGGCACCAAGCGGATCAGTGAAAGCGGCGCCATCGTTCAGTATCTGATCGAGGAATTCGCCCCCGAACTGGGTATCGCACCGGGCGGGGCTGAGCGAACCGATTATCTGCAATGGATCCACTATTCCGAGACCATGGCCAGCCTGATCGAGCAGTTGAACCTGCAAATGGTGTTTCTGCGGCCGCCTGCGAAACCAAGCCCGATTGTGATCAAGCTGAACGTAGCCCGGTTGCGTCATACGCTTGTTGGGCTTGAGGCGCGGCTGGACGGTCGCGATTGGTTGCTGGACCACGGCTTCTCGGGCGCCGACATCATGTTGGGCTTTAACCTGTTCGCTGTGCCCTACTATGTGAAGCTGGACGAGTTCCCGAACATCCTGGCTTACAAGGCGCGGATCGAAGCGATGCCATCCTATCAGCGCGTCGTGGAGCGTGAGGGCGAGCAACGGTTCTATCAACAAGAATTCTATCCGGTTCCAGAGGAGTGA
- a CDS encoding acetyl/propionyl/methylcrotonyl-CoA carboxylase subunit alpha: protein MFTKILIANRGEIACRVIDTARKLGVATVAVYSDADAAARHVKMADEAVHIGPPQPAQSYLKGDVIIQAALDTGAQAIHPGYGFLSENPDFVDAVEKAGLVFIGPSSDAIRKMGLKDAAKKLMVEAGVPVVPGYHGADQDPALLASEADNMGYPVLIKAVAGGGGKGMRRVDDPKDFADALASAQGEAKTAFGNADVLVEKYILSPRHIEVQVFGDGKHAVHLFERDCSLQRRHQKVIEEAPAPGMTEDVREAMGMAGVRAAEAIGYKGAGTVEFIVDGANGLRTDGFWFMEMNTRLQVEHPVTEAITGVDLVEWQLRVASGEGLPKQQDELTINGHSFEARLYAEDVPKGFLPATGTLTHLKFPDGARADTGVGAGDTISPFYDPMIAKITVHAGSRAAALRQMSSALTHTEVAGSVTNLAFLGALTRHEGFAAGEVDTGLIERDLEALTADPGPSMADIGAAALCALGLLKREGSGFTLWGGLNHFVTLTHAEDTYEVVVTSYGADRHVITVGEDSIEATCLNGQWKMGGDRGPRVAKAGNVVTVFAQSGLEFHVVDPLDQDAGAGAGAGVVEAPMPGLVKAVFAKAGQEVKQGDRLAILEAMKMEHSLTAARDGVVAEVLVADGDQVEAGAPLVRLEEEEEES from the coding sequence ATGTTCACGAAGATCCTGATTGCAAACCGGGGCGAAATCGCTTGCCGCGTGATTGATACGGCCCGCAAGCTGGGGGTGGCCACAGTGGCGGTCTATTCCGACGCCGATGCGGCCGCACGCCATGTGAAGATGGCGGATGAGGCGGTGCATATCGGCCCGCCGCAACCCGCGCAGTCCTATCTGAAGGGCGATGTGATCATTCAGGCGGCGCTGGACACCGGCGCGCAGGCGATCCATCCCGGCTATGGTTTCCTGTCGGAAAACCCGGACTTCGTGGATGCCGTGGAAAAAGCGGGCTTGGTCTTTATCGGGCCGTCCTCGGATGCGATCCGCAAGATGGGTCTGAAAGATGCGGCCAAAAAGCTGATGGTCGAGGCCGGCGTGCCGGTCGTGCCCGGCTATCACGGTGCCGATCAGGACCCGGCGTTGCTGGCGTCCGAAGCTGACAATATGGGCTATCCGGTGTTGATCAAGGCCGTGGCGGGCGGCGGCGGTAAGGGCATGCGCCGCGTCGATGACCCCAAAGATTTCGCAGACGCGCTGGCGTCGGCTCAGGGCGAGGCAAAAACCGCTTTTGGCAATGCGGATGTGCTGGTCGAGAAATACATCCTGTCGCCGCGCCATATCGAGGTGCAGGTATTTGGCGACGGAAAGCACGCGGTGCACCTGTTTGAACGCGACTGCTCGCTGCAACGTCGCCACCAGAAAGTGATCGAGGAAGCGCCCGCGCCGGGCATGACCGAAGACGTCCGCGAGGCGATGGGCATGGCGGGCGTTCGCGCAGCCGAAGCCATCGGTTACAAGGGTGCGGGCACTGTGGAGTTTATCGTAGACGGGGCTAACGGGCTGCGCACGGACGGGTTCTGGTTCATGGAAATGAACACCCGCTTGCAGGTGGAACACCCCGTGACCGAAGCCATCACCGGCGTTGATCTGGTCGAATGGCAGTTGCGTGTCGCCTCGGGTGAGGGGCTTCCTAAGCAGCAGGACGAGCTGACCATCAACGGTCATTCTTTTGAGGCGCGGCTTTATGCAGAGGATGTGCCCAAGGGCTTCTTGCCGGCCACGGGCACGCTGACGCACCTGAAATTCCCAGACGGCGCACGGGCCGATACCGGCGTCGGGGCAGGCGACACGATCAGCCCGTTCTATGATCCGATGATCGCCAAAATCACTGTCCATGCCGGGTCACGGGCGGCGGCATTGCGCCAGATGTCCTCGGCCCTGACGCATACGGAAGTTGCGGGGTCGGTGACAAACCTTGCCTTTCTGGGCGCGCTGACTCGTCACGAAGGCTTTGCGGCAGGCGAAGTCGATACTGGCCTGATTGAACGGGATCTAGAGGCTTTGACCGCCGATCCCGGCCCAAGCATGGCTGATATCGGAGCGGCCGCGCTGTGCGCGCTGGGGCTTTTGAAACGCGAAGGCTCGGGCTTTACCCTGTGGGGCGGATTGAACCACTTTGTGACCCTGACCCATGCCGAAGATACGTATGAGGTTGTCGTGACTTCTTATGGGGCTGACCGTCATGTGATCACCGTCGGCGAGGACAGCATCGAGGCCACATGCCTTAACGGCCAATGGAAGATGGGCGGCGACCGTGGCCCGCGCGTCGCTAAGGCTGGCAACGTCGTGACCGTCTTTGCACAGTCCGGGTTGGAGTTCCACGTGGTTGACCCGTTGGACCAAGATGCGGGCGCAGGGGCTGGCGCAGGCGTGGTCGAGGCGCCGATGCCGGGTCTGGTTAAGGCCGTCTTTGCGAAGGCGGGCCAAGAGGTCAAGCAGGGCGACCGGTTGGCCATTTTGGAAGCCATGAAGATGGAACACAGCCTGACCGCCGCGCGCGATGGTGTCGTCGCCGAGGTGCTGGTCGCCGATGGCGATCAGGTCGAGGCGGGCGCGCCGCTTGTGCGTCTTGAGGAAGAAGAAGAGGAAAGCTGA
- a CDS encoding thermonuclease family protein produces MDTNLVMYCGLTLLVLYSLAERIAPVPRTSAIDGCQLGYVYDGDTVELKCPTGKRTARLVGFDTPETKEPGCAQEKALGDRATDRLRQIVKGAEITMRHEGHDKFGRELVRLSANGRDVGETLIKDGLAVAYRTGARINWCDRLNG; encoded by the coding sequence GTGGATACGAACCTCGTCATGTATTGCGGGTTGACCCTTCTGGTCCTCTATTCGCTGGCCGAGCGTATCGCGCCCGTGCCGCGGACCAGTGCGATTGATGGCTGCCAGCTTGGCTATGTCTATGACGGAGACACGGTCGAGCTGAAATGCCCAACTGGCAAGCGCACCGCGCGTTTGGTGGGGTTTGATACGCCCGAGACAAAAGAGCCGGGATGCGCCCAAGAAAAGGCGCTGGGCGACCGGGCTACGGACCGTCTGCGCCAGATCGTCAAAGGGGCCGAGATCACGATGCGCCATGAGGGGCACGACAAATTTGGCCGCGAGCTGGTGCGCCTGTCTGCAAATGGTCGCGACGTTGGCGAGACGTTGATCAAGGATGGGCTGGCTGTCGCCTATCGCACCGGCGCGCGCATCAACTGGTGCGACCGCCTGAACGGTTAA